One window of the Staphylococcus equorum genome contains the following:
- a CDS encoding Fur family transcriptional regulator, giving the protein MEERLNRVKQQLQQSSYKLTPQREATLRVLIENEKDHLSAEDVYLKVKDKAPEIGLATVYRTLELLAELKVVDKINFGDGVARFDLRKEGAKHFHHHLVCMECGKVEEIEEDLLPQVEEKVEQDFNFRISDHRLTFHGVCSDCQALGK; this is encoded by the coding sequence GTGGAAGAACGATTAAATCGCGTGAAGCAACAATTACAACAATCATCTTATAAATTAACTCCGCAGCGCGAAGCAACTTTAAGAGTTTTAATTGAAAATGAGAAAGATCATTTAAGCGCTGAAGACGTTTATTTAAAAGTTAAAGATAAAGCACCTGAAATAGGACTTGCGACTGTCTATCGGACGCTAGAATTATTAGCAGAATTAAAAGTTGTGGATAAAATTAATTTTGGTGATGGTGTTGCCCGTTTTGATTTACGTAAAGAAGGCGCTAAACATTTCCACCATCATCTTGTTTGTATGGAATGCGGTAAAGTAGAGGAAATCGAAGAAGATTTATTGCCTCAAGTGGAAGAAAAAGTAGAGCAAGATTTTAACTTTAGAATTTCAGACCATCGCTTAACATTCCATGGTGTATGCTCAGATTGTCAAGCTCTAGGCAAATAA
- the xerD gene encoding site-specific tyrosine recombinase XerD, with amino-acid sequence MDTIIEEYLRFIQLEKGLSSNTIGAYRRDLKKYATFLEEQKIGHIDFVDRQLINQCLGYLHDEGASAKSLARFISTVRSFHQFALREKYAAKDPTVLIETPKYDRKLPDVLEIDEVLALLETPNLSKINGYRDRTMLELLYATGMRVSELIHIELEDINLIMGFVKVFGKGNKERIIPLGDAVIEYLNTYLDTTRPQLLKRTVTNVLFLNMHGKPLSRQAIWKMIKQNGVKANINKTLTPHTLRHSFATHLLENGADLRAVQEMLGHSDISTTQLYTHVSKSQIRKMYNEFHPRA; translated from the coding sequence TTGGATACTATAATTGAGGAATATTTGAGATTTATCCAACTAGAAAAAGGGTTGAGTTCGAATACAATTGGCGCATATAGAAGAGATTTAAAAAAATATGCCACATTTTTAGAAGAACAAAAAATAGGACATATAGATTTTGTAGATAGACAATTAATTAACCAATGTCTTGGTTATTTACACGACGAGGGTGCTTCAGCAAAATCATTGGCACGTTTCATATCTACAGTACGAAGTTTTCATCAATTCGCATTACGAGAGAAATATGCTGCAAAAGATCCAACTGTATTAATTGAAACACCAAAATATGATAGGAAATTACCGGATGTCTTAGAAATAGATGAAGTACTTGCTTTGCTAGAGACTCCGAACTTATCAAAAATTAACGGTTATAGAGATCGTACAATGTTAGAATTATTATATGCTACAGGCATGCGCGTTTCTGAACTTATACACATAGAACTTGAAGATATCAATTTAATCATGGGCTTCGTCAAAGTATTTGGTAAAGGGAACAAAGAACGCATTATCCCATTAGGTGATGCAGTTATAGAATATTTAAATACATATTTAGATACAACGCGCCCTCAATTATTGAAGCGTACTGTGACAAATGTATTGTTTTTAAATATGCATGGTAAACCTTTATCAAGACAAGCTATTTGGAAAATGATTAAACAAAATGGTGTGAAAGCGAATATCAATAAAACGTTGACACCACATACATTAAGACATTCGTTTGCTACACATTTACTTGAAAATGGTGCTGATTTACGTGCTGTACAAGAAATGTTAGGTCATTCTGATATTTCGACAACACAACTTTACACACATGTTTCAAAATCACAAATCCGCAAAATGTATAATGAATTTCATCCACGTGCATAA
- a CDS encoding DUF309 domain-containing protein → MENALQDFYYQFHTEQHYFLCHDILEEAWKENPQFSKDDAIVSLILLATGCYHYRRHNNVGALRSFKKALSVIEQSEQSIDLGIYTDEYIKIILELIQSVANAKQFVPIQLPITKEMEQDILKKYPNFVKMPHVIEDSYIVNHHLERDRSEVDKARQQALDIRHANKE, encoded by the coding sequence ATGGAAAATGCATTGCAAGATTTTTATTATCAATTTCATACGGAACAACATTATTTTTTGTGTCACGACATTTTAGAAGAAGCTTGGAAAGAGAATCCGCAATTCAGTAAAGATGATGCGATTGTAAGTTTGATTTTGTTAGCAACCGGTTGCTATCATTATCGTAGACATAACAATGTTGGCGCGTTACGTTCTTTTAAAAAAGCATTAAGTGTTATAGAACAAAGTGAACAATCCATTGATTTAGGTATCTATACAGATGAATATATAAAAATTATTTTAGAATTAATTCAGTCTGTGGCTAATGCTAAGCAATTTGTGCCTATTCAATTACCAATAACCAAAGAAATGGAACAGGATATTTTAAAAAAATACCCTAATTTTGTCAAAATGCCACATGTGATAGAAGATAGTTATATTGTAAATCATCATTTAGAAAGAGATCGTTCAGAAGTTGACAAAGCGCGACAACAGGCACTTGATATACGCCATGCAAACAAAGAATAA
- a CDS encoding segregation and condensation protein A, which produces MYEVKLDAFNGPLDLLLHLIQKIEIDIYDIPMKELTEQYMQYIHAMNQLEINVASEYLVMASELLMIKSKMLLPQTEESDELEEDPREDLVGRLIEYQNYKEYTEILNEKKSERAFYFSKHPTDLTHLESNETWDSNNTIDLTDLIIAYQKVKNRVEFNTPKTVDIRKETFTIQQATSQVNARLQQHDSFNFFSLFNFTEPVEMVVTHFLAILEMSKSGIVNIEQLKNFDDINIIRGVNYGIER; this is translated from the coding sequence ATGTATGAAGTAAAACTAGATGCTTTTAATGGTCCCTTAGATTTATTATTGCATCTCATTCAAAAAATTGAAATTGATATTTATGATATTCCCATGAAAGAATTAACAGAACAATATATGCAATATATACATGCGATGAATCAATTAGAGATTAATGTCGCTAGTGAATATTTGGTTATGGCCTCTGAACTACTTATGATTAAAAGTAAAATGCTGTTGCCTCAAACAGAAGAATCCGACGAATTAGAAGAGGATCCACGTGAAGACCTAGTGGGACGATTAATTGAATATCAAAATTATAAAGAATATACTGAGATTCTAAACGAAAAAAAATCTGAGCGTGCTTTTTACTTTTCAAAGCATCCAACTGATTTAACACACCTAGAATCTAATGAAACTTGGGATTCAAATAACACAATTGATTTAACAGATTTAATCATCGCTTATCAAAAAGTTAAAAATCGCGTTGAATTCAATACACCAAAAACTGTAGATATCCGTAAAGAAACATTTACGATTCAACAAGCAACTTCTCAAGTTAATGCGCGTTTACAACAACATGATTCGTTTAATTTTTTTAGTTTGTTTAATTTTACAGAACCTGTTGAAATGGTAGTCACACATTTTCTAGCAATACTTGAAATGTCTAAATCAGGCATTGTAAATATAGAACAACTCAAAAATTTCGACGATATCAATATTATAAGAGGTGTAAACTATGGCATTGAACGATAA
- the scpB gene encoding SMC-Scp complex subunit ScpB, protein MNDKGILEALLYTAGDEGLDEKQLLEILDIDQTQLSQLVSEYISDGLEIQHFGQTYVLTTKKDAANYIEKLIEQKSKMKLSQAAMESLSIIAYNQPLSRSDIEMIRGINSDGAVKTLIARGLIEAKDEADSRSQQLYTTELFLNVFGIEHLDDLPTTDEEDEEIEAFFSNLVNQKGENNE, encoded by the coding sequence TTGAACGATAAAGGTATACTAGAAGCATTACTTTATACAGCAGGTGACGAAGGTTTAGATGAAAAACAATTACTCGAAATTTTAGACATAGACCAAACACAATTGTCACAACTCGTTTCTGAATACATATCAGATGGCTTAGAAATTCAACATTTTGGTCAAACTTATGTACTTACAACAAAAAAGGATGCAGCAAATTATATTGAAAAATTAATAGAACAAAAATCAAAAATGAAATTATCTCAAGCAGCAATGGAATCATTGTCTATTATTGCCTACAATCAACCTTTATCACGAAGCGATATCGAGATGATTAGAGGTATAAATTCTGACGGTGCTGTTAAAACTTTAATCGCTCGAGGATTAATAGAAGCTAAAGACGAAGCGGATTCCAGAAGTCAACAACTCTATACTACAGAACTATTTTTAAACGTATTTGGCATTGAACATTTAGATGATTTACCAACAACTGATGAGGAAGATGAAGAAATAGAAGCTTTCTTCAGTAATTTAGTAAATCAAAAAGGAGAAAATAATGAATAA
- a CDS encoding pseudouridine synthase: MNKETERLQKRIANSGHTSRRKAETLITEGKVLVNGSVVTELGTKIKPSDTIEVEGIKLEQQDKLYILFYKPAQVITSVSDDRGRKVVTDYFKQIKTRIYPVGRLDYDTSGLLLLTNDGEFTNLMTHPSYKIKKKYVVKLKGYLMREEVKALEHGVELEDGHTQPATVKVKNQDKDKNSTLVEITITEGRNRQVRRMFEHFGHEVTKLQRIEVGPLNLKGLNAGEGRVLTPHEVKVMRQLAEHGK, from the coding sequence ATGAATAAAGAGACAGAAAGATTACAAAAGCGTATTGCAAACAGTGGTCACACCTCACGTAGAAAAGCTGAAACATTAATCACAGAGGGCAAAGTGTTAGTTAATGGCTCAGTTGTAACAGAATTAGGTACGAAAATTAAACCTTCTGATACGATTGAAGTTGAGGGTATTAAATTGGAACAACAAGATAAACTATATATTTTATTTTATAAACCAGCACAAGTTATCACTAGTGTATCTGATGATAGAGGTAGAAAAGTGGTTACAGATTACTTTAAACAAATTAAAACAAGAATTTATCCAGTGGGTCGTTTAGACTATGATACATCAGGTTTACTTTTATTAACTAACGACGGCGAATTCACTAATTTAATGACACATCCGAGTTATAAAATTAAGAAAAAATATGTCGTTAAATTGAAAGGCTATTTAATGCGTGAAGAAGTTAAAGCTTTAGAACATGGTGTTGAACTGGAAGATGGTCATACACAACCAGCTACTGTAAAAGTAAAAAACCAAGACAAAGATAAAAATTCAACACTTGTTGAAATTACAATTACAGAAGGACGCAATAGACAAGTCCGTCGCATGTTTGAACACTTTGGTCACGAAGTTACAAAATTACAACGTATTGAAGTTGGACCACTTAATCTTAAAGGGCTTAATGCAGGTGAGGGCAGAGTCTTAACACCTCATGAAGTAAAAGTGATGCGTCAACTTGCAGAACACGGTAAATAA
- a CDS encoding response regulator, with the protein MSNEILIVDDEDRIRRLLKLYLERESFEIYEASDGNEAYKMAMEHDYSCILLDLMLPEMDGITVASRLREHKETPIIMLTAKGEETNRVEGFESGADDYIVKPFSPREVVLRVKALLRRTQVAHTEQSEPHARDLIEFDHLVIDNDAHRVLADNNQVNLTPKEYELLIFLAKTPNKVFDREQLLKEVWHYEFYGDLRTVDTHVKRLREKLNRVSDAAAQMIQTVWGVGYKFEVKSNDESAK; encoded by the coding sequence ATGTCAAATGAAATACTTATCGTAGATGATGAAGATCGAATCAGAAGATTATTAAAATTATACCTTGAAAGAGAATCTTTTGAGATATATGAAGCAAGTGATGGTAATGAAGCATATAAAATGGCGATGGAACATGATTATTCATGTATTTTATTAGACCTCATGCTTCCAGAGATGGATGGTATCACTGTAGCCTCACGTCTCAGAGAACACAAAGAAACACCAATTATTATGTTGACTGCTAAAGGTGAGGAAACAAATAGGGTAGAAGGATTCGAATCTGGTGCAGACGATTATATCGTGAAACCATTTTCTCCTCGTGAAGTGGTATTACGTGTCAAAGCGTTGTTAAGACGTACACAAGTAGCGCATACAGAACAAAGTGAACCACATGCACGTGATTTAATTGAATTTGACCACCTTGTCATTGATAACGATGCACACAGAGTATTAGCAGATAATAACCAAGTTAATTTAACACCAAAAGAATACGAACTGTTAATATTTCTAGCTAAAACACCTAACAAAGTCTTTGATCGTGAACAACTTCTAAAAGAAGTATGGCATTATGAATTCTACGGTGACTTGCGTACTGTAGATACTCACGTTAAACGTTTAAGAGAAAAGTTAAATCGAGTATCTGATGCGGCAGCTCAAATGATTCAAACTGTTTGGGGCGTCGGTTATAAATTCGAGGTTAAGTCCAATGATGAATCGGCTAAATAA
- a CDS encoding ATP-binding protein gives MNRLNNVVIKLWLTIILIVTTVLILLSAALITFIQSYFTQETEDSLLKDAQRISQLVESADDKATAIEYSRKLIENPDGLIIMNDKHMVSQHKDKIKDKMFKEIKNNKDYNQVFDKGKQISEHVTVKINGQQRTYVLIGYPAKNLTEQDNNQNNNYSGVFIYQDLKTVEETNNVITVIILIIAIIFLAITTVFAFFLSSRITKPLRNLRTQALKVSKGDYAQVVPVNTRDEIGELSRTFNTMSSEIQQHIDALSSSKNIRDSLINSMIEGVLGYNDKKEIIISNKMAQNTLQILDEHELKKLDKQNERTFKNKQTQFEEYEINTRYLVIITSYIDQIQPDGRSGIVAIIRDMTNEHNIDQMKKDFIANVSHELRTPISLLQGYTESIVDGIVTEPDEIHESLSIVLDETKRLNRLVNELLSVARMDAEGLSVEKSVQPIDTLLNKMQQKYHSHAESLGLSINLNPNTHEQLWYYDLDRIEQVLTNLIDNATRYTETGDAITISYGESETENILYITDTGSGIAPEHLQQVFERFYKVDSSRKRGKQGTGLGLFICRMIVDEHGGSIDVKSKLGQGTTFIIKLPKLTDNEML, from the coding sequence ATGAATCGGCTAAATAATGTAGTGATAAAACTGTGGTTAACTATTATTTTAATAGTAACGACAGTTTTAATTTTACTAAGTGCTGCACTCATAACATTTATTCAGTCCTATTTTACGCAAGAAACTGAAGATTCATTACTCAAAGATGCACAGCGTATCAGTCAATTGGTGGAAAGCGCTGATGACAAAGCTACAGCTATTGAATACAGTCGTAAATTGATAGAAAATCCAGATGGACTTATTATTATGAATGATAAGCATATGGTGAGCCAACATAAAGATAAAATTAAAGACAAGATGTTTAAAGAAATTAAAAACAATAAAGATTATAACCAAGTGTTTGATAAAGGAAAACAAATTTCGGAACATGTTACTGTTAAAATCAATGGGCAACAGCGAACTTATGTGTTAATTGGTTATCCTGCTAAAAACTTGACTGAACAAGATAATAATCAAAATAATAACTACAGTGGCGTATTTATATATCAAGATTTAAAAACTGTTGAAGAAACCAATAACGTAATTACAGTTATTATTTTAATTATAGCTATTATCTTCTTAGCTATTACAACCGTTTTTGCCTTTTTCTTATCATCTCGTATAACAAAACCGTTACGAAATTTACGGACACAGGCCTTGAAAGTTTCTAAAGGAGATTATGCGCAAGTCGTACCTGTCAATACACGTGATGAAATTGGTGAATTATCTCGTACGTTTAATACGATGAGTTCAGAAATTCAACAACATATAGATGCCTTATCATCTTCTAAAAATATTCGTGATAGCCTAATCAATTCTATGATTGAAGGTGTATTAGGATACAATGATAAAAAAGAAATTATAATTTCTAATAAGATGGCTCAAAATACACTTCAAATACTGGATGAACATGAACTGAAAAAGCTTGATAAACAAAATGAACGTACTTTCAAAAACAAGCAAACACAATTTGAAGAATATGAAATAAACACACGTTATTTAGTAATAATAACGAGTTATATTGATCAAATTCAGCCAGATGGTCGTAGTGGTATTGTCGCTATTATTCGTGATATGACAAACGAACATAACATAGATCAAATGAAAAAAGATTTTATTGCTAATGTTTCACATGAATTACGTACGCCTATTTCATTATTACAAGGGTATACTGAGTCTATTGTGGATGGAATCGTCACAGAGCCTGATGAGATACATGAATCACTTTCTATTGTACTAGATGAAACTAAACGCTTAAATCGACTCGTAAATGAGCTACTCAGTGTTGCACGTATGGATGCTGAGGGTCTATCAGTAGAAAAATCTGTTCAGCCTATTGATACATTACTAAATAAAATGCAACAAAAATACCATAGTCATGCAGAAAGTTTAGGTTTAAGCATCAATTTAAATCCAAATACGCACGAACAGTTGTGGTATTATGATTTAGATCGAATTGAACAAGTATTAACTAATTTGATAGACAATGCAACAAGGTATACCGAAACAGGAGATGCCATCACTATCAGTTATGGAGAGTCAGAAACAGAAAATATATTATATATTACTGACACGGGCTCTGGTATTGCGCCAGAACATCTACAACAAGTGTTCGAACGTTTTTATAAAGTTGATTCTTCACGTAAACGTGGTAAACAAGGTACAGGTCTAGGTTTATTTATATGTCGAATGATTGTAGATGAACATGGAGGCAGTATTGACGTTAAAAGTAAACTAGGTCAAGGAACAACCTTTATTATCAAATTACCAAAGTTAACTGATAATGAGATGTTATAG
- a CDS encoding ECF transporter S component, which translates to MQQQTKRLITISMLSAVSFILMFIKFPIPFLPPYLTLDFSDVPALLATFTLGPLAGIIVEFIKNLLNFLFNLGDPVGPVANFLAASSFLLTAYYVTKNKYNLKSQIIGFTVATIVMTIILSILNYFVLLPLYGMIMNLSDVVENVKIVIVSGVIPFNIIKGAIISIVFIVLFKRLKNVLPK; encoded by the coding sequence ATGCAACAACAAACAAAACGACTTATTACGATAAGTATGTTAAGTGCGGTTTCTTTTATATTGATGTTTATAAAATTTCCAATACCATTTTTACCGCCTTATTTAACTTTAGACTTTAGTGATGTACCCGCATTATTAGCTACATTCACACTCGGACCGCTCGCTGGTATTATTGTGGAATTTATAAAAAATTTATTGAACTTTTTATTCAATCTTGGAGATCCAGTTGGTCCAGTTGCTAACTTTTTAGCAGCATCCAGTTTTTTACTGACAGCTTATTATGTCACTAAAAACAAATATAACCTTAAATCACAAATTATAGGTTTTACTGTAGCAACTATTGTGATGACAATTATTTTAAGTATCTTAAATTACTTTGTGTTGTTACCTTTATATGGCATGATTATGAATTTATCTGATGTTGTTGAAAACGTTAAGATTGTTATTGTATCTGGCGTTATTCCATTCAACATTATTAAAGGCGCTATTATTTCTATAGTGTTCATTGTTTTATTTAAACGTTTAAAAAATGTATTACCAAAATAA
- a CDS encoding ferredoxin, with protein MAKYTIVDMDTCIACGACGAAAPDIYDYDDEGIAYVILDDNKGTAEVPEELYEDMEDALDGCPTDSIKIEEESFDGDALKFE; from the coding sequence TTGGCTAAATATACAATTGTTGATATGGATACATGCATTGCATGTGGTGCTTGTGGTGCCGCTGCCCCTGATATATATGACTATGATGATGAAGGTATTGCCTATGTGATACTAGATGACAACAAAGGTACAGCAGAGGTGCCGGAAGAATTATATGAGGATATGGAAGATGCGTTAGATGGTTGTCCTACTGATTCAATTAAAATTGAAGAAGAATCATTTGATGGAGATGCATTAAAGTTTGAATAA
- a CDS encoding helix-turn-helix domain-containing protein produces the protein MYNIIQFAQTHAHNYKTEKSIFNIITGKKSHQTFFDACSQQLLSLYHSMPNLKYQSFERYLNQFNDQHNSYQNIVNHPRHTFDSLTNTFKAIQLLTQTLSNTQHKVYQFVPITQHSTVHQQVKFVYKEIISNQLQEQFVAELTTLFQSILNKNNTIYIHYYLQGFEESMYTRQQISLIEDIPQEHLFELEFTDLVTLMYEIEHESNYPLLNKLIVLPSLLNKTEQTYLGLQNGLNFEQLAAQQNVKPNTIDDHILELFIKGYISNYEDYLTHSTYTDFMTYYISHRSERLRNYKEIFPDLSYFELKLIIVGIERGEINVAT, from the coding sequence ATGTATAATATAATCCAATTTGCACAAACACATGCACACAATTACAAAACTGAAAAAAGTATATTTAATATTATCACAGGGAAAAAGTCACATCAAACTTTTTTTGATGCCTGTAGTCAACAACTCTTATCATTATATCACAGCATGCCTAACTTGAAATATCAGTCGTTCGAGCGATACCTCAATCAATTTAATGATCAACATAATAGCTATCAAAATATCGTTAATCATCCGAGACATACGTTTGATAGTTTAACCAATACATTTAAAGCCATACAATTGTTAACTCAGACCCTATCTAACACACAACATAAGGTCTATCAATTCGTACCTATTACTCAACATAGTACTGTACACCAACAAGTTAAATTTGTATATAAAGAAATTATAAGCAATCAATTACAAGAACAATTCGTTGCAGAACTTACAACATTATTCCAATCTATACTGAATAAAAATAATACAATATATATTCACTATTACCTACAAGGTTTTGAAGAAAGTATGTATACACGACAACAAATCAGTTTAATAGAAGACATACCACAAGAACACTTATTTGAATTAGAATTTACAGATTTGGTCACTTTAATGTACGAGATTGAGCACGAGTCTAACTATCCACTGTTAAACAAACTCATTGTGCTACCATCATTATTAAATAAAACAGAGCAAACTTACTTAGGTTTACAAAATGGATTAAACTTCGAACAACTGGCTGCACAACAAAATGTTAAACCTAATACGATAGATGATCATATTTTAGAACTATTTATAAAAGGCTACATATCGAATTATGAAGATTATTTAACACATTCAACTTATACTGATTTCATGACTTACTACATTTCACATCGTAGTGAGAGGCTACGCAATTATAAAGAAATATTTCCGGACCTCAGCTATTTTGAATTGAAATTGATTATCGTTGGAATTGAGAGAGGTGAAATCAATGTTGCAACATGA
- a CDS encoding RecQ family ATP-dependent DNA helicase, protein MLQHELKKWFGFEDFKPGQQEIIESVLNNEDTLGILPTGSGKSLCYQLPTYIRQQPTLIISPLISLMDDQVMQLKLHGEHHVCCIHSGMDENERKRNIEALTKSRFIYLSPEFILQPQNFKLIKNLDIGMVVLDEAHCLSEWGYDFRPHYALIGKIISRFPTATVLALTATAPNYLTYDLNNMLKKSFHVIKTSMNRDNISLAHKNFKDDEAKLKWLLPALENSGPTIIYVSSKKVCLTLAKEIYNYGFLTGIYHGDLSYQERHTVQHQFLNNEIPIIVATSAFGMGINKKDIRSIFHYHLSTSPSNYMQEIGRAGRDGADSQAISLFQPDDSFLLETLLFTDMMTTNDIDAFETGAFVTPDKFEILEILNSYYSFAELRTIFDRTYQRKRQGYIRMLGYKNLDQCRRTYMMEFFGETLSKRPDQCCDNDSDLNVINLINRKKVKRKMDFNEKIQNLFK, encoded by the coding sequence ATGTTGCAACATGAGCTGAAAAAGTGGTTCGGGTTTGAGGATTTTAAACCTGGTCAACAAGAGATTATAGAAAGTGTATTGAACAATGAAGATACATTAGGTATTTTACCTACAGGAAGTGGTAAAAGTCTTTGTTATCAATTACCAACCTACATACGTCAACAACCGACACTCATCATTTCACCCCTCATTTCTTTGATGGATGATCAAGTCATGCAACTCAAATTACACGGTGAACATCATGTTTGTTGTATTCATTCAGGTATGGATGAAAACGAGAGAAAAAGAAACATTGAAGCACTAACAAAAAGTCGTTTTATCTATTTAAGTCCAGAATTTATACTCCAACCACAAAATTTTAAACTCATTAAAAATTTGGATATCGGCATGGTCGTATTAGATGAAGCACATTGCTTATCTGAATGGGGATATGATTTCAGACCTCACTATGCACTTATAGGTAAAATTATCTCCCGTTTTCCGACAGCAACCGTGCTTGCGCTTACAGCAACTGCACCGAATTATTTAACTTATGATTTAAACAATATGTTAAAAAAGTCTTTTCATGTTATTAAAACGAGTATGAACAGAGACAATATTTCTTTAGCACATAAAAATTTCAAAGATGATGAAGCTAAATTAAAATGGTTACTACCAGCATTAGAAAATTCAGGACCTACAATTATTTACGTTTCTTCTAAAAAAGTGTGTCTAACTTTAGCAAAAGAAATATATAATTATGGTTTTTTAACAGGAATATATCATGGAGATTTATCTTATCAAGAACGGCACACAGTTCAGCATCAATTTTTAAATAATGAAATACCTATCATCGTGGCAACCAGTGCATTTGGTATGGGCATTAATAAAAAAGATATACGTTCTATTTTTCATTACCACCTATCGACAAGTCCATCAAACTATATGCAAGAAATTGGTCGCGCTGGTCGTGATGGGGCAGACAGTCAAGCAATTAGTTTATTTCAACCTGATGATAGTTTTTTACTAGAAACACTATTATTTACGGATATGATGACCACTAATGACATAGATGCTTTTGAAACAGGTGCCTTTGTAACTCCGGACAAATTTGAAATATTAGAAATTTTAAATAGCTATTACTCATTTGCTGAGTTACGTACGATATTCGACAGGACCTATCAGCGAAAACGCCAAGGTTATATACGTATGCTAGGATACAAAAACCTAGACCAATGCCGACGCACTTATATGATGGAATTCTTTGGTGAAACGTTAAGTAAAAGACCTGATCAATGCTGTGATAATGATTCTGATTTAAATGTAATTAATTTAATTAATAGAAAAAAAGTAAAAAGAAAAATGGATTTTAATGAAAAAATACAAAATTTGTTTAAATAA